A genome region from Bacteroidota bacterium includes the following:
- a CDS encoding CHAT domain-containing protein produces the protein MIDRVLLLFLFFVSTPLPTQAQGPPALAVVTRHCDSLLYAADLHNGEYYVRSILADHHSSKPNDSVAAYCEYMLGVFTLEQAEYGEAEEALERAIAANTRLYSAHHPIVASAWSRLARLYSEQGRYRDAVRATNEQVSAYRVELGADNKFTALATLASAEYALRSGNAQEAENLASGLSATIMSGFGNGSTESIRIQRFAGDIAFEKGRYHNAERIYSTALELLSAANEPRLELRASIRLARARTRAIASDPDSAEPDIRACENDLMRTGDRSYGTRALSQLVDGSICELQNRPNAAFAAYNRALSIYEDAAQVNFSYTSERERLEFLREIYRTSGRVFSTAVRTGSIYPAGSAVAYDWLLFEKAAAVTSLAANRESLSRSGDTTASSLIAHIAILAARRSALRSGDSLLIAKPLFGSDSLDVAIERLQKQLVRRSARAGKALQFPRVSWNNVRDRLQPESVAIEIARFPYFDGERQTDTATYAAFVVSPHDSIAPQSTVIGDATTLEDPAMLRAYYLALVPGTKHREALKIVSKLIWAPIAELLPHVGTVYISPDGIYSQLSLPMLPIDDRTQVIDRYEIATLTNTGDVARDVPSQRTQSITIFADPAYGNVRTSVVSALPTAREKGMLQELNATKSEASNIGAIFRGAHWDVQSFLGSDASEQNLDRLRDRSIVHIATHATFRPDSSEGNTITDDLLECALYLSGANKTLRRGSDDPSNDGVVSGLEAMYLDLYGTDLVTLSACESGRGTIEPGEGVFGFPRALRTAGARNVLMSLWRIPDRETAELMTIFYKRLLQGDSKPAALRAAQLKMRSVVHKRMGNDEPLYWAGFELIGY, from the coding sequence GTGATCGATCGAGTACTCCTATTATTTCTGTTCTTCGTTTCGACTCCCCTTCCGACTCAGGCACAAGGACCACCCGCGCTTGCCGTTGTAACACGTCATTGCGACTCCCTTCTGTATGCTGCCGACCTTCACAATGGTGAATACTACGTACGCTCGATCTTAGCGGATCACCATTCATCCAAACCCAACGACTCCGTTGCTGCATACTGCGAGTACATGCTTGGGGTGTTCACGCTCGAGCAAGCAGAATACGGCGAAGCCGAAGAAGCGCTGGAACGTGCAATCGCCGCGAACACACGCCTCTATTCCGCACACCATCCTATTGTCGCCTCTGCGTGGAGCAGACTCGCCCGGCTATATTCGGAACAAGGACGCTACCGCGACGCTGTTCGAGCAACGAATGAACAAGTGAGTGCATATCGTGTCGAACTTGGCGCCGACAACAAGTTCACAGCCCTTGCCACGCTTGCTTCGGCCGAGTATGCGCTTCGCAGCGGAAATGCACAAGAAGCCGAAAACCTTGCCAGCGGCCTTTCGGCGACAATCATGTCGGGATTTGGGAACGGTAGCACCGAATCAATTCGCATCCAACGGTTTGCCGGAGATATTGCATTCGAGAAAGGACGGTATCACAATGCGGAGCGGATCTATTCGACGGCATTAGAACTCCTCTCCGCTGCAAACGAACCTCGACTCGAACTCCGAGCCTCCATTCGTCTTGCACGAGCTCGAACCAGAGCGATCGCATCTGACCCCGATTCCGCAGAACCGGATATCCGCGCCTGCGAGAACGATCTCATGCGAACCGGCGACCGATCCTACGGAACACGTGCACTCTCGCAACTGGTCGACGGCAGCATTTGCGAGTTACAGAATCGTCCCAATGCCGCATTTGCAGCGTACAACCGCGCACTCTCGATCTATGAGGACGCGGCGCAGGTCAACTTCAGCTACACGAGCGAGCGGGAGCGATTAGAATTTCTCCGTGAAATATATCGCACGAGCGGTCGCGTGTTCAGTACTGCGGTTCGCACCGGTTCCATCTATCCGGCAGGATCGGCGGTTGCGTACGATTGGTTGTTGTTCGAGAAAGCAGCGGCGGTCACCAGCCTTGCCGCCAATCGGGAATCGCTCTCTCGTTCGGGAGACACGACTGCAAGTTCACTCATAGCACACATCGCCATCCTTGCTGCACGGCGCTCGGCCTTACGCAGTGGCGACAGTCTGCTCATTGCAAAACCGCTCTTCGGCAGCGACAGTCTCGATGTCGCGATCGAGCGACTTCAGAAACAACTTGTCAGACGCTCCGCACGAGCCGGCAAGGCGCTTCAATTCCCGCGCGTCTCGTGGAACAACGTCCGCGACCGATTGCAACCGGAGTCCGTTGCAATCGAGATCGCACGGTTTCCATACTTCGACGGCGAACGGCAGACCGACACCGCTACCTACGCCGCATTCGTGGTCTCGCCTCACGATAGTATTGCTCCGCAGAGCACCGTGATCGGAGATGCAACGACGTTAGAAGACCCCGCTATGCTCCGTGCATATTATCTGGCACTTGTGCCTGGCACCAAACATCGCGAGGCGCTGAAGATTGTAAGCAAACTCATATGGGCTCCGATCGCCGAATTATTACCGCATGTCGGCACAGTGTACATCTCACCCGATGGGATCTATTCGCAGTTGTCACTTCCGATGCTACCCATCGACGATCGCACACAAGTCATCGATCGCTATGAGATCGCCACGCTTACAAATACTGGCGACGTAGCCCGTGATGTTCCGTCACAACGGACACAGTCCATCACGATCTTTGCCGACCCCGCGTATGGAAATGTCCGTACCTCTGTCGTATCAGCGCTGCCGACCGCACGGGAGAAAGGCATGCTGCAAGAGCTCAATGCAACGAAATCAGAGGCATCGAACATCGGCGCGATTTTTCGGGGTGCTCATTGGGATGTGCAATCATTTCTTGGTTCCGACGCGAGTGAACAGAATCTCGACCGGCTCCGTGATCGCTCGATCGTTCATATCGCAACACATGCGACATTTCGACCGGATAGCTCCGAAGGCAATACGATCACCGACGATCTGCTCGAATGTGCACTCTACCTCAGCGGCGCAAACAAAACACTTCGACGCGGCAGCGATGACCCCTCGAACGATGGCGTTGTCAGCGGTCTTGAAGCGATGTATTTGGATCTGTACGGGACCGATCTCGTCACACTCTCTGCCTGTGAGAGTGGCAGAGGGACGATCGAACCGGGCGAAGGTGTATTCGGGTTTCCTCGGGCCCTTCGCACAGCCGGTGCACGCAACGTTCTGATGAGCCTCTGGCGAATCCCGGATCGCGAAACGGCAGAGTTGATGACGATTTTCTATAAACGATTGCTGCAAGGCGACTCGAAACCTGCGGCGCTGCGTGCCGCGCAGTTGAAGATGCGCTCTGTCGTGCACAAACGAATGGGCAACGACGAACCTCTGTATTGGGCAGGGTTCGAACTGATCGGATATTGA
- a CDS encoding fibronectin type III domain-containing protein yields MLEGSNAAEVLTSYERAYPELGDSFREQSHSLSILYGYLADVGHPSDSAIAMAYQRFAVAPTASVVIKSESGFFARLTSIFASQTTYRLVGATAVVVVALLAWRPWSATTPLTTPVSDQSITAPPAPVSTPTDQSTTTSTPSSTQFRGADDQARSSRSNSPEDLARLRRSLTGQIQRPNELTVEPGTPRSIRLTWQPVEGALSYIVEIKTENDQHFHPVAQVAHAYARIGSLPSGHSVSVRVTATKGRAKGPSSDAQSIVVP; encoded by the coding sequence ATGCTTGAAGGGTCAAATGCAGCCGAGGTGCTGACCTCTTATGAGCGCGCATACCCCGAACTCGGCGATTCGTTTCGAGAGCAATCTCATTCGCTCTCAATCCTCTACGGATATCTCGCCGATGTCGGCCACCCAAGCGATTCGGCTATTGCAATGGCATACCAGCGGTTTGCCGTTGCTCCAACAGCTTCCGTCGTCATAAAGAGCGAGAGCGGCTTTTTTGCCCGACTTACCTCGATCTTTGCATCGCAGACCACATACCGCCTCGTCGGAGCAACAGCCGTGGTTGTCGTTGCCTTACTCGCATGGCGCCCGTGGTCCGCTACCACTCCGCTGACGACACCGGTTTCCGATCAGAGTATCACTGCCCCCCCTGCCCCCGTTTCGACACCGACCGATCAATCGACAACGACGAGTACGCCATCGTCAACCCAATTTCGCGGTGCAGACGATCAGGCTCGATCGTCCCGGTCGAACTCTCCGGAAGATCTCGCCCGCTTGCGGCGTTCGCTCACCGGTCAGATCCAACGGCCGAACGAGCTTACCGTCGAGCCCGGAACTCCGCGTTCGATCCGTCTGACGTGGCAACCGGTCGAGGGTGCGCTTAGCTATATCGTCGAGATCAAGACCGAGAATGATCAACATTTTCATCCTGTTGCCCAGGTTGCGCATGCGTATGCCCGGATCGGCTCACTCCCTAGCGGACATTCCGTCAGTGTTCGTGTAACCGCTACAAAGGGACGTGCCAAGGGTCCGTCCTCCGATGCGCAAAGCATCGTTGTTCCGTGA
- a CDS encoding RNA polymerase sigma factor gives MSVAVNDLPNVEPLVRGTAQGDRRCEERLFSLLYKFVYASLKKHWRTSFGEDELNDIMMETLEKLLATFRNPEKAERVIEQGRLFGFVHVVAEHTALDHNRRRNRKDRVFISFDDSPTEENAAANWEARLQPADKQADISDIILGGMETVRILSELDEKYRKVIEERVSGLEYEEIAENNGISVANARQIHKRGVMMLRQKLISKHRSVLSTLDASQNAVLRRLYLREDVTADQVSSEDEALEAFYSALVGKGIFFVIASLGLFI, from the coding sequence ATGTCCGTTGCCGTAAACGATCTGCCGAACGTAGAACCACTTGTTCGGGGCACTGCGCAGGGTGATCGCCGTTGCGAGGAACGACTGTTTTCGCTGCTCTATAAATTTGTCTACGCGTCGCTCAAAAAACACTGGCGCACATCGTTTGGAGAAGACGAACTGAACGATATCATGATGGAGACGCTGGAAAAGCTTCTGGCGACATTCCGAAATCCAGAGAAGGCAGAACGTGTAATTGAACAAGGCAGACTCTTTGGGTTCGTCCATGTGGTGGCCGAGCATACTGCGCTGGACCACAACCGCCGCCGCAATCGCAAGGATCGCGTATTTATCAGCTTCGATGACTCACCCACCGAAGAGAACGCCGCCGCAAATTGGGAAGCTCGGCTCCAACCGGCAGACAAACAGGCTGATATTTCCGACATTATACTCGGCGGGATGGAGACTGTCCGAATCCTCTCCGAGCTCGATGAAAAGTACCGGAAAGTGATCGAAGAGCGCGTTTCTGGGCTCGAGTACGAGGAAATCGCTGAAAACAATGGAATTAGCGTTGCAAATGCCCGCCAGATCCATAAGCGAGGCGTTATGATGCTGCGCCAAAAACTGATCTCCAAGCACCGTAGCGTGCTTTCCACACTGGATGCGTCACAAAATGCCGTGCTCAGACGCTTATATCTTCGGGAGGATGTCACGGCCGACCAAGTCAGTTCAGAGGACGAAGCACTGGAAGCATTTTACTCTGCACTCGTCGGCAAAGGGATCTTCTTCGTCATTGCATCACTGGGGTTATTTATATGA
- a CDS encoding HIT family protein, protein METNCIFCRIIAGQEQSWKVYEDEAHVGFLTPYPNTPGFTVLITKEHHESNVLHLDEARYLSMLRSARILAHRLESKLGARRIALVIEGMGVDHAHIKLIPMHGIPDGPWQPIHSNEPTMHETYQGFIATHDGPRMSDERLDAIRRQIAE, encoded by the coding sequence ATGGAGACCAACTGTATCTTCTGTCGCATTATAGCTGGCCAGGAGCAATCATGGAAGGTATATGAGGACGAAGCGCATGTCGGGTTTCTCACACCGTATCCCAATACTCCCGGGTTCACAGTGCTCATTACCAAGGAGCATCATGAGAGTAACGTGCTGCATCTCGATGAAGCGCGATACCTGTCAATGCTCCGTTCCGCACGGATACTCGCCCACCGGCTCGAATCGAAACTCGGCGCACGACGTATTGCTTTGGTGATCGAAGGAATGGGCGTCGACCATGCACATATCAAGCTCATCCCAATGCATGGCATTCCCGACGGGCCCTGGCAGCCGATCCATTCGAACGAGCCGACGATGCACGAAACGTACCAAGGATTTATCGCAACGCACGACGGGCCTCGCATGAGCGACGAGCGCCTCGATGCAATTCGCCGTCAAATAGCCGAATAG
- a CDS encoding radical SAM protein, with translation MLEIAPQSLTIAERQRPDILRVNEIFYSIQGEGSRAGERCVFVRMTGCGLRCSYCDTEYAFYEGTDRSIEDILSEIAVHDCSLVELTGGEPLEQEGVYTLIDQLLIRGYELMIETGGHIDISRVDMRVKRIVDLKTPSSGMSKRNLLSNIDVLGKHDEVKFVIGDRADYEWSRQMIRTYSLHERVGTILVSAVAGVQSLEELAKCILEDSLPVTLQVQLHKLIWPHVERGV, from the coding sequence ATGCTCGAGATTGCCCCGCAGTCGCTGACGATCGCCGAACGGCAACGCCCAGATATCCTTCGCGTGAACGAGATATTCTACTCGATTCAGGGTGAAGGTTCTCGTGCGGGCGAACGCTGTGTATTCGTGCGGATGACCGGCTGCGGACTCCGGTGTAGTTACTGCGACACGGAGTATGCCTTCTATGAAGGGACCGATCGCTCGATCGAAGATATTCTGTCGGAGATTGCAGTCCATGACTGTTCGCTTGTCGAATTGACCGGCGGTGAACCGCTGGAACAAGAAGGAGTATATACGCTCATCGACCAGTTGCTCATTCGAGGCTATGAGTTGATGATCGAGACAGGCGGTCATATCGATATCAGCCGTGTCGATATGCGTGTCAAGCGAATCGTCGATCTGAAGACGCCATCGTCGGGGATGTCGAAACGAAATCTGCTCTCGAACATCGACGTTCTTGGGAAGCACGACGAGGTGAAGTTTGTCATCGGCGATCGCGCCGATTACGAGTGGAGCCGGCAGATGATCCGCACCTACTCCCTTCACGAGCGTGTGGGCACGATCCTGGTGTCTGCGGTTGCCGGCGTGCAATCGCTCGAAGAACTCGCGAAGTGCATACTCGAAGATTCGCTTCCGGTAACACTGCAGGTGCAGTTGCATAAGCTCATTTGGCCCCATGTCGAGCGTGGCGTCTGA
- the queF gene encoding NADPH-dependent 7-cyano-7-deazaguanine reductase QueF, with translation MARSNKVELVVFKNPHPERDYTITHVNPEFTSVCPVTGLPDFGEISIEYVADELCVELKALKYYFLSFRNRGIFYEAVINEILDDLVTAMKPRSITVRGAFSTRGGLHSVVEVGYIKGLDREPKPSPRVKIVRHTKPVAKPVA, from the coding sequence ATGGCACGATCCAATAAAGTAGAACTCGTTGTATTCAAGAACCCGCACCCTGAGCGCGACTATACGATCACGCATGTCAACCCGGAATTTACATCGGTGTGCCCGGTGACTGGCTTGCCGGATTTCGGGGAGATCTCGATCGAGTATGTTGCCGACGAACTCTGTGTAGAATTGAAGGCACTGAAATATTACTTTCTCTCATTTCGTAACCGCGGTATCTTCTACGAAGCAGTGATTAATGAGATTCTCGATGATCTGGTCACGGCAATGAAGCCTCGTTCGATCACCGTTCGCGGTGCATTCTCGACGCGCGGCGGCTTGCACTCGGTTGTGGAAGTCGGCTATATCAAAGGGCTCGATCGCGAACCGAAGCCGTCGCCGCGAGTGAAGATCGTCCGCCACACAAAACCCGTTGCAAAACCTGTCGCCTGA
- a CDS encoding 6-carboxytetrahydropterin synthase — protein MLTKISKTFRWEMAHRLPFHEGGCRNIHGHSYAMTIEIGGEPDANGMVLDYFDLSSICEPLVKEIDHAFLCDRSDAEVRDFLVKTGYKAVFVDFPTTAENIASWFFSRLSDHFMIFKHIRTLRVVVSETERTTAEVHGEIRIPPLDPRMLEHQSHMLE, from the coding sequence ATGCTCACGAAGATCTCAAAGACGTTCCGTTGGGAAATGGCACACCGACTGCCGTTTCACGAGGGCGGCTGTCGCAATATTCACGGACATAGTTACGCGATGACCATCGAGATCGGCGGAGAGCCCGATGCGAATGGGATGGTTCTCGACTACTTCGATCTGAGTTCGATCTGCGAACCGTTGGTCAAAGAGATCGATCACGCGTTCTTATGCGATCGCTCCGATGCCGAGGTGAGAGACTTTCTTGTGAAGACAGGATACAAGGCGGTGTTTGTGGACTTCCCGACAACGGCGGAGAACATTGCATCATGGTTCTTCAGTCGGTTGTCCGATCATTTTATGATCTTTAAGCATATCCGTACACTTCGGGTCGTGGTGAGCGAAACGGAACGCACGACTGCCGAAGTACACGGTGAGATCCGAATCCCGCCGCTCGACCCGAGAATGCTCGAACATCAATCGCACATGCTCGAATGA
- the queC gene encoding 7-cyano-7-deazaguanine synthase QueC, giving the protein MRSVVLLSGGMDSTLTAAIARAESDDVAAIHFNYRHRTERRELKAYHDVCDALGIEKRLVVDVEILRRIGGSSLTDSSIPVTAADFESKHIPSSYVPFRNGTFLAMAAGWAETIAAERIYIGAVEEDGSGYPDCRKIFFEAFEQAIALGTRPETKITIVTPLIAMKKSDIVRRSLELGAPLASTWSCYQSEELACGVCDSCALRLRGFARAGAEDPIPYAQRPSYA; this is encoded by the coding sequence ATGAGATCCGTCGTACTGCTCTCGGGCGGAATGGACTCGACATTGACGGCTGCGATTGCACGAGCCGAATCGGATGACGTTGCCGCGATTCATTTCAACTACCGCCATCGCACCGAACGCCGCGAGCTCAAGGCATATCACGATGTATGCGATGCACTCGGCATCGAGAAGCGATTGGTGGTGGATGTGGAGATTCTCCGGCGGATCGGCGGTTCGAGCCTGACCGATTCGTCGATCCCCGTAACGGCCGCTGACTTCGAATCGAAACATATTCCCAGTTCCTACGTGCCGTTTCGTAACGGCACGTTCCTTGCGATGGCAGCCGGCTGGGCAGAGACCATCGCTGCGGAGCGCATCTACATCGGAGCAGTGGAAGAGGACGGATCCGGCTATCCGGATTGCCGAAAGATTTTCTTCGAAGCCTTCGAACAGGCAATTGCTCTGGGGACGAGACCCGAAACGAAGATTACGATCGTCACACCGCTTATCGCGATGAAGAAATCCGATATTGTCCGTCGTTCGCTCGAGCTCGGTGCGCCGCTTGCTTCGACGTGGTCCTGTTATCAGTCGGAGGAACTGGCGTGCGGTGTTTGCGATTCGTGTGCACTTCGTCTGCGCGGCTTCGCACGAGCAGGTGCCGAGGATCCGATCCCGTACGCACAACGGCCCTCCTACGCATAG
- a CDS encoding LPS-assembly protein LptD codes for MKAAATRLFHALVPILLALVASDTCVFVHSAAAQRIALDSTAGKKAGLVQPRAKRPGFDLPDSLYHAVDSVKGQIDTIIYYTAQDSVVFNVPKKTVVMIGDATLDYENKSLRAHGIMVDFPTNTLTATSSAADSVIQSSIAHQRRILRDTARIKSRGAPKLMDGNTPYEGEILTYNLQTRQGTVQLGTTEMQGGFYYGEKIKQVDQGVLFVKNGRYTTCDAPTPHFYFESPKMKVISGDQVFAEPLYLYIADVPIFALPFAVFPEHETGRHSGLIVPNYTTQNARGFGLTHLGYYVVFSDYMDIAFRSDLYTKGGYNLELATNYMQRYVLNAPINLTLAYGKARSNSVDPYTEAYRLDFSVPNLIIDPVTSLNSSVHFQSQNFQRFNATNLNDLLNQSITSQASFSTSFEKLGVSLGVNYSRNQDLITGEYGETSPDVSISRSTPIFLFGSVDNPEASSGLLQTVALNFGLRLFRSVHKSPVRIPADTSRGIVGDTSFVTKQSYSALLSPSLTISPKVGYISFTPSVSLSEAFFIRDKIKTPRLVINTYNGKSDTTVTFDQTYKYGFYGAGNVNFGLSAATTLFGILNLDALGVKAIRHAFQPSISFNYHPDVSKQASRYYTDPITGKEIRYSRFEDDGNGTIADGGRSGTVSLSLGNDFEAKIEHKISADSSWEEKVKLLNLSGSSGYDLIQKRWSPVSASANTQIGTLFSLGGNASFSLYPANYLGGDSTGGHTFRMTSASFHMGGGFSSSQTTSGENYDSLKRLFHLNSPDEERSMFLGGQYQGAFVYVPFRPKWNLSYDFSYTLGYAGPIVSKNFSANARLSVSLTQNWSLSSGIGYDLQSKQITVPDITIHRDLHCWELNFDYRPVGYVRGFNFEIRLKAPQLQDIKLTRQESTYGTF; via the coding sequence ATGAAGGCGGCAGCGACTCGACTCTTTCACGCCCTGGTTCCGATCTTGCTGGCGCTGGTCGCGTCCGATACCTGCGTGTTCGTCCATTCCGCCGCCGCACAACGAATCGCACTCGACTCAACTGCCGGCAAAAAGGCAGGGTTGGTACAGCCCAGAGCAAAGCGCCCGGGGTTCGATCTTCCGGACTCACTCTATCATGCAGTCGATTCTGTTAAAGGACAGATCGATACCATCATCTACTACACGGCACAGGATTCCGTCGTATTCAATGTCCCGAAGAAGACGGTGGTGATGATCGGGGATGCGACGCTCGACTACGAGAACAAGAGTCTGCGCGCACACGGGATCATGGTCGATTTTCCTACCAACACCCTGACGGCGACAAGTTCGGCGGCGGATTCCGTCATTCAGTCGTCGATCGCGCATCAACGACGAATCCTCCGAGACACGGCTCGCATCAAGAGCAGAGGCGCTCCAAAACTTATGGATGGCAATACGCCGTATGAGGGGGAAATACTAACGTATAATCTTCAGACTCGCCAAGGCACCGTACAACTCGGTACAACGGAAATGCAGGGCGGGTTTTATTACGGCGAGAAGATCAAGCAGGTCGATCAAGGTGTCCTCTTTGTAAAAAACGGCAGATATACCACGTGCGACGCACCGACGCCGCACTTTTATTTTGAATCGCCGAAGATGAAAGTGATCAGCGGCGACCAAGTCTTTGCCGAACCGCTGTATCTCTACATCGCAGATGTGCCGATCTTTGCATTGCCGTTCGCTGTGTTCCCCGAACATGAGACGGGCAGACATTCCGGTCTGATCGTTCCGAACTACACCACACAGAACGCCCGTGGATTCGGCCTGACGCATTTGGGGTACTACGTGGTGTTCAGCGATTACATGGATATCGCATTCCGGTCCGACCTCTATACCAAAGGTGGATATAATCTGGAGCTCGCGACTAACTACATGCAGCGCTATGTCCTCAATGCGCCGATCAACCTGACACTTGCGTACGGCAAGGCCCGAAGCAATAGTGTCGATCCTTATACGGAAGCCTACCGACTGGACTTTTCCGTTCCGAACTTGATCATCGATCCGGTCACTTCGCTGAACTCGAGTGTACACTTTCAGTCGCAGAACTTCCAGCGCTTCAACGCGACGAACCTAAATGATCTTCTCAACCAAAGCATCACTTCTCAGGCATCGTTCTCGACATCGTTCGAGAAGCTAGGGGTGTCGTTGGGCGTCAATTACTCACGAAATCAGGACCTCATCACTGGCGAATACGGAGAGACCAGTCCCGACGTGAGCATTTCGCGTTCGACACCGATCTTTCTCTTCGGCAGCGTTGATAATCCCGAGGCTTCCTCCGGCCTCCTGCAAACCGTGGCACTGAACTTCGGACTTCGTCTCTTTCGATCTGTGCACAAGTCGCCGGTTCGCATCCCTGCAGACACAAGCCGTGGTATCGTCGGAGATACGTCGTTCGTGACGAAACAAAGCTACAGTGCATTGCTGAGCCCGTCGTTAACTATTTCTCCGAAGGTTGGGTATATTTCCTTCACTCCTTCCGTGAGTCTGAGTGAAGCATTCTTTATTCGTGACAAGATCAAGACGCCCCGGCTCGTCATTAATACCTACAATGGGAAAAGCGACACCACGGTAACCTTCGATCAGACGTACAAGTATGGCTTCTACGGTGCCGGCAATGTGAACTTCGGGCTTTCGGCAGCCACTACACTGTTCGGAATCCTCAACCTCGATGCGCTTGGCGTGAAGGCTATTCGCCATGCATTCCAACCCTCCATCTCGTTCAATTATCATCCGGACGTTTCGAAGCAGGCGTCGCGATATTATACCGACCCGATCACGGGCAAGGAGATCCGATACTCTCGGTTCGAGGACGACGGGAATGGTACGATTGCCGATGGCGGACGTTCAGGTACGGTATCGCTTTCGCTCGGCAATGACTTCGAAGCGAAGATCGAACACAAGATCTCGGCCGATTCGAGCTGGGAAGAGAAAGTGAAGCTGCTGAACTTGAGCGGGTCCAGTGGATACGATCTCATCCAGAAGCGCTGGAGTCCGGTCTCGGCCTCGGCGAATACGCAGATCGGCACGCTCTTTAGTTTGGGTGGCAATGCTTCATTCTCGCTCTACCCTGCGAATTACCTCGGCGGCGACTCGACCGGTGGACACACGTTCCGCATGACGAGTGCATCATTCCACATGGGCGGTGGCTTCTCGTCGAGTCAGACGACTTCCGGCGAGAATTACGATTCGTTGAAACGTCTTTTTCATCTGAACTCCCCAGATGAAGAACGCTCGATGTTTCTTGGCGGACAATATCAAGGAGCGTTTGTGTATGTGCCGTTTCGCCCCAAATGGAATCTGAGTTACGATTTTTCATACACGCTTGGCTATGCCGGGCCGATCGTGTCGAAGAACTTCTCGGCGAATGCCCGGCTGTCGGTTTCGCTGACACAGAATTGGAGTTTGTCCTCCGGCATTGGGTATGATTTGCAATCGAAGCAGATCACGGTGCCCGATATTACTATTCATCGCGATCTGCATTGCTGGGAGTTGAATTTCGATTACCGCCCAGTCGGATACGTTCGCGGGTTTAACTTCGAAATCCGGCTGAAGGCACCGCAGCTTCAGGACATCAAGCTTACCCGTCAGGAGAGTACGTATGGCACGTTCTAA